The Triticum aestivum cultivar Chinese Spring chromosome 7B, IWGSC CS RefSeq v2.1, whole genome shotgun sequence genome window below encodes:
- the LOC123162625 gene encoding serine/threonine-protein kinase STY46, with protein sequence MEDGEAAAVRMMHHRLVATGKSHEPLSSFSHHFDRLPRSYLHTRCVGSPEDVLLDQKLLADTEAKKRLVAHARLMHRVQVHYDDDGGGYPRGAQPPLPELRSSRSTMQDENFTHEITFASRDKPKLLSQLSALMYGVGFHVHEAHIFTTTDGFCLSIFNVDGWPQEDVKGLLEAIKDEMIRENIYI encoded by the exons ATGGAGGATGGGGAGGCGGCTGCTGTGCGGATGATGCACCACCGGCTGGTGGCGACGGGCAAATCGCATGAGCCGCTCTCCTCCTTCAGCCATCACTTTGATCGGCTGCCGCGGAGCTACTTGCACACCCGCTGTGTGGGGTCGCCGGAAGACGTGCTGCTCGACCAGAAGCTCCTCGCCGACACCGAAGCAAAGAAGCGCCTCGTCGCCCACGCCCGCCTCATGCACCGTGTTCAGGTCCACTACGACGATGACGGCGGCGGCTATCCACGAGGGGCTCAGCCACCGCTGCCGGAGTTGAG ATCAAGTAGAAGTACAATGCAAGATGAAAACTTTACCCATGAGATCACTTTTGCTTCCCGCGACAAACCCAAGCTTCTTAGCCAG TTATCTGCATTGATGTATGGAGTTGGATTTCATGTTCATGAAGCTCACATCTTCACCACAACCGATGGATTTTGTTTGAGCATTTTTAATGTTGATGGTTGGCCTCAAGAG GATGTCAAAGGTTTGCTCGAGGCAATAAAGGATGAAATGATACGTGAAAATATCTATATATAA